Part of the Brevibacillus brevis genome is shown below.
GGCTATCGAAAGATCGTATGGGACGGCATGTACCCGTCTTTTTAATCGGGATAGGAATGCCAAGTTGACATGAATTCGAAAAGGGGAAATGTTTCATGACGTACCATTCTTCCGGCATATCGATCGATGCTGTCCGATTGCTGAGCCGAATTGAGCAGCTTGGGCAAATAGGACGTGACGGCGAGGACAGGCTGGTCAGGCTGGCAGCATCGGACGCGGACAAGAGCGGCCGTGACGCGCTCGTCTCCTGGATGAAGGAGGCGGACTTGGAGGTAGCGGTAGATCGAATCGGCAACATTTTTGGCATCTGGCGCGCTTCATCTGCAGAAGATCAAGCGCCCATCATGATCGGATCGCACATCGATACGGTCATCGATGCGGGAGTGTACGACGGATGCTATGGTGTGCTCTCCGGGCTCGAGGTCATTCAGTCGTTGCGGTCAGCGGGCTTTGTCCCTTCTCGTCCGATTGTCGTCGCTGCGTTTACGAATGAAGAAGGGGTGCGCTACACACCCGACATGATGGGGTCGCTGGTGTATGCCGGCGGGCTGCCAGTTGAGGAAGCATTGGCTTCCGTCGGGACGGATGGCACCGTACTCGGCGAAGAATTGGCGCGGATCGGCTATGCCGGTTCGAAGGAGCCTGGCTTTTTGAAACCCCATGCCTATGTCGAGCTTCACATTGAACAAGGTCCTGTATTGGAAAAGGCAGGCGTTCAGGTAGGGGCCGTTGAGAACCTCCAGGGCATTTCGTGGCAGCGGATCACCATAGAAGGGGTCGCAAACCATGCCGGTACCACGCCTATGTCGCTGCGGGCAGATGCCGGATACGCAGCGTCACGCGTCATTTCCTTCCTGCGGGACCGGGCGGCGAGCTCACCGACACCTACCGTAGCAACGGTCGGTTGCATCAGCTTTGAGCCCAATGCGGTCAATATCATCCCTTCCCGCGCTGTATTTACCGTTGATCTGCGCGACCCCAACGAGGATCGCTTACAAGCTGAGGAAGCGGCTCTGGCGGACTTTCTCATCGAACTGGCTGCTGCCGAAAAAGTGACGATCGCCACCGAGCGCATGGCTCGCTTTACACCTGTCACATTCGACAGAGCGATTGTCAAGCTGGTGGAAGCCGCAGCCGAGCAGCGCGGATTGTCCTCAATGAGGATGACGTCCGGTGCCGGACATGACGCCCAGATGATCGCTCGCATCTGCCCGGCAGCGATGATTTTCGTACCGAGCATCGGGGGCATCAGCCACAACCCTCGCGAATTCACACCAGAAGCGGATCTGGTTGCCGGAGCGAATGTGCTGCTGGACGTGGTCAGCCAGCTGGCAAGCAAACAGTAAAAGTTGGTCGATTTGGCAAGCGAGGCAGCCCCTCTCGAAGAGGAAGCTGCCCCGCTTGTTTTTATTGCTCTTTCACGCTCTTTGCCTGAACGCGGAACGTCGCCTTTTTCTCGACCTTCCCGATCAGCATGTCGACCGCGATCACCAGAATCGCAGCCGGGATCGCACCCGCCAGGATCTTCTGGTCATCCGTCGTGGAAATGCCTCGCATGATCATCTCCCCAAGTCCGCCCGCGCCGACGAACGTCGCGATGGTAGCGGACCCTACGGCCACGACTGCCGCGATACGGATGCCCGCCAGGATGATCGGCATGGCCAGCGGAAATTTCACCTGGGTCAGCAGCTGCAGCGGCGTCATCCCCATGCCGGCTCCCGCCTCGATCATGCTTTTGTCCACGTTTTCCAGACCGGCGTACGTATTTTGGACGATCGGCAGCAGGGAGTAGAGCGCGAGCGCGACGATGGCGGTGCTATACCCCAGTCCCAAAAAGATCATGATGATCAGCAGCAGGGAAATCGACGGAATGGTCTGGATGATGTTGATGACCGACTGGATCGCCACCGCGATTTTGCGGTTGCGGGTCATCCATACCGCCAGCGGGATGCCGACCGCGATCGAGATGAGAATGGCGCTCGCGCTCATGTAGAGATGCTCCCCGGTCAGCTCCACGATTTGCCCCCAGTACCTTGTCAGAAATTCGATGGCATTCACCGTATCAGCCTCCCTTTCTGCTCTATTCTTTGATCAGGCCTTGCTCCTTCAAAAACGTCCGGGCGACTTCTTCCGGATCGCGCTTCTCGATATCTACCTGATAATTCAACGCCGTCATCGTCGCCGTATCGATCCGGTTCGTCAGCTTGCCGATCAGCTCCGTCAGCTGCGGATGCTGCTTCAGCGTATCGTTGCGGACGACCGGAGAAGCTCCGTACGGCGGGAAGAACTTCTTGTCGTCCTGAAGCGTGACGAGGTTGTATTCCTTCAGGCGAGAGTCCGTGGAGTAGGCGAGGACGATATCCACCTCCCCGTTTGCGACCGCCTTGTAGACGAGTCCGATGTCCATGGGCGTCGTTTTGCCAAAGGAGAAGCCGTACGCCTGCTTGAAGGCTTCGTACCCGTCATTCGGCCGCTCCAGCCAGCCGGAATCGGTGCCCAGGTGCAGCTGGTCCGCCACTTTCGCCAGGTCGGAGATTTTTTGCAGATGATATTTCTCCGCCACTTCCTTGCGTACCGTAAAAATGTACGTATTATCAAAGCCGTAAGACGGGAACCATTCCTGGTCAAACTTTTCGGCCACGCCCTTTTTCACCAGCTCAAAGGCTTCCTTGGGGTCCTTGCTGAATTCCTTCAGTCCTAGACTGCTCGTCAGATCCGTACCGACGTAGCGCACCGCGGAGATTTGAATGTCGCCGCTCTCCATCGCCTTGAGCACGACAGGCGTCGCCCCCAGCCCCCCCACCAGCTGTGTCTTGAGGTCGGAATTGCCTTCGATCACCTGCTTTAGCATCTGGGCCAAAATCGTCTGCTCCGTCGTCGGCTGATGCCCGATCTTGACGACATCACCCGAGCCGCAGCCAGCTGCGATGACGACCGCGAACACCGCCATGACCAGCACACGCATCCATCTGATTTTCATCTCGATTTCCCCCTTGGTCCGCACGCTCTATCTCAGCCCTTTCGGCGTGCATATCGCTTGAATTTTCCGTGTGACAAAGTCGGCAATCGTCGCCAGCATTGCGGTTGCAAGCGCTCCTGCGAGCAGCATGCTGTCGTTTGCAACCCCAAGTCCGGTAAACACCAGATAGCCGAGTCCTCCTCCGATCACTGCAGCGAGCGTCGCCCAGCTGATGGTATAGATCGTCGCCGTCCGAAAGCCTCCCAAAATAATCGAGAGGGCAAGCGGCAGCTCGACCTTGAATAAAATTTGCCAGCCGGTCATCCCCATTCCTCTCGCCGCTTCTTTCAGGGCCGGGTCCACCTCCCTGATTCCCGTATACGTATTGCGCAGCATGGGCAGCAGCGAGTAGAGGAACAAAGCTGCAATGGCGGGCACCGCGCCGATCCCCAAAAGCGGAATCATCAGACCGAGCAGAGCCAGGCTGGGGATCGTCTGCAAAATATTGACAAAGCCGATGACATACCGGTTGATTTTTTCCGTCCGGGTCAATAGGATACCGAGCGGAACCGCAATCAAAAAGCCGGCCGCCACCGCGAGTACGGAAATGTACGTATGCTGCCAGAGCAAGGACAGAAGCTGCTCCCTTCTTTCACTTACAAACTGAATAAACTCGTTCATACGCCGCTCACTCCCTGGTTCGGAAGCGCACTGCCGGGAAAGCGCCGTTTCTTGGGCGATGCCGCATGCAGCTCCTGTACGCGGCGAAGCCGTCTGACCCCAATGAAGTCGATGACGAACTGGTTGGCCGGACGCTGCAGCAGCCTTTCCGGCGTGTCGAGCTGTACGACCGCGCCATCGTTCATCAGGCAGATGCGATCCGCGATCTTGATCGCTTCG
Proteins encoded:
- a CDS encoding ABC transporter permease; the protein is MNEFIQFVSERREQLLSLLWQHTYISVLAVAAGFLIAVPLGILLTRTEKINRYVIGFVNILQTIPSLALLGLMIPLLGIGAVPAIAALFLYSLLPMLRNTYTGIREVDPALKEAARGMGMTGWQILFKVELPLALSIILGGFRTATIYTISWATLAAVIGGGLGYLVFTGLGVANDSMLLAGALATAMLATIADFVTRKIQAICTPKGLR
- a CDS encoding Zn-dependent hydrolase, whose product is MTYHSSGISIDAVRLLSRIEQLGQIGRDGEDRLVRLAASDADKSGRDALVSWMKEADLEVAVDRIGNIFGIWRASSAEDQAPIMIGSHIDTVIDAGVYDGCYGVLSGLEVIQSLRSAGFVPSRPIVVAAFTNEEGVRYTPDMMGSLVYAGGLPVEEALASVGTDGTVLGEELARIGYAGSKEPGFLKPHAYVELHIEQGPVLEKAGVQVGAVENLQGISWQRITIEGVANHAGTTPMSLRADAGYAASRVISFLRDRAASSPTPTVATVGCISFEPNAVNIIPSRAVFTVDLRDPNEDRLQAEEAALADFLIELAAAEKVTIATERMARFTPVTFDRAIVKLVEAAAEQRGLSSMRMTSGAGHDAQMIARICPAAMIFVPSIGGISHNPREFTPEADLVAGANVLLDVVSQLASKQ
- a CDS encoding osmoprotectant ABC transporter substrate-binding protein; this translates as MKIRWMRVLVMAVFAVVIAAGCGSGDVVKIGHQPTTEQTILAQMLKQVIEGNSDLKTQLVGGLGATPVVLKAMESGDIQISAVRYVGTDLTSSLGLKEFSKDPKEAFELVKKGVAEKFDQEWFPSYGFDNTYIFTVRKEVAEKYHLQKISDLAKVADQLHLGTDSGWLERPNDGYEAFKQAYGFSFGKTTPMDIGLVYKAVANGEVDIVLAYSTDSRLKEYNLVTLQDDKKFFPPYGASPVVRNDTLKQHPQLTELIGKLTNRIDTATMTALNYQVDIEKRDPEEVARTFLKEQGLIKE
- a CDS encoding ABC transporter permease; the encoded protein is MNAIEFLTRYWGQIVELTGEHLYMSASAILISIAVGIPLAVWMTRNRKIAVAIQSVINIIQTIPSISLLLIIMIFLGLGYSTAIVALALYSLLPIVQNTYAGLENVDKSMIEAGAGMGMTPLQLLTQVKFPLAMPIILAGIRIAAVVAVGSATIATFVGAGGLGEMIMRGISTTDDQKILAGAIPAAILVIAVDMLIGKVEKKATFRVQAKSVKEQ